One window from the genome of Magnolia sinica isolate HGM2019 chromosome 4, MsV1, whole genome shotgun sequence encodes:
- the LOC131242142 gene encoding uncharacterized protein LOC131242142, with the protein MASSSYTPILSQTSKPLQIPSNLSSSKPIPTVLPSKRSRPTTLSKLHVSSPTNDNSTTTVTTTQPSRSKPNEERIFFDGGAHYGDLVANLLLGFTLLWLPLTLAAVFRAFFLRYRFTNLRVTVISGLTGQDRSDFSYKAIKDVQVVPRFIGEWGDIVITLKDGTKVDLRSVPKFREIADYCLFMADIGKESLEKGEERKGF; encoded by the coding sequence ATGGCTTCCTCCTCATACACCCCAATCCTCTCTCAAACGTCCAAACCTCTCCAAATCCCCTCCAATCTCTCCTCCTCCAAACCAATCCCAACCGTCCTTCCATCAAAGAGATCAAGGCCCACTACCCTCTCAAAGCTCCACGTGTCCTCCCCAACCAACGACAATTCCACCACCACCGTCACCACTACCCAGCCATCCCGCAGCAAACCCAACGAGGAGCGCATCTTcttcgacggtggggcccactacgggGATCTCGTGGCCAACCTTCTCCTTGGTTTCACCCTCCTCTGGCTCCCGCTCACGTTAGCAGCGGTCTTCCGCGCCTTCTTCCTAAGGTACCGGTTCACCAACCTAAGGGTGACCGTAATCTCCGGTCTGACCGGCCAGGACCGGAGCGATTTCTCGTACAAGGCGATCAAGGACGTGCAAGTCGTGCCGCGATTTATCGGGGAATGGGGAGATATCGTCATAACGTTGAAGGACGGGACGAAGGTGGACCTCAGGAGCGTTCCCAAGTTCCGGGAGATCGCCGATTATTGTCTCTTCATGGCCGATATAGGCAAGGAATCGCTGGAAAAAGGCGAGGAGCGCAAAGGGTTTTGA